GTCACTTCGTCCAACAGTGCATCATCTTCAATCGGTGTCAGGCCTTGCTTGCCAGCGGCAGCTTGCAGTTGTTTGACGATCTCGGCACGGCGCGCATCAAAGCTCGCAATTACGGCCCCTTCATCGGCCAGTTGCTGTGCATAACTATCAGCAGAGACCAATGTCACTAAAGGATGTTTTGCTTCAAAACGATGCCCTTGTGTCGTATTGCCCGCCGTTAAACCGAGCGTTGAAACCGGGATGACTTCATCACCATGTAAGGCAACCAAGCCATGGGCCGGACGCACAAAGTTCACACTTTCCCAGCCATCATTGATCTGATAAGTCATCACTTTGGGAATCGGTAATTTCGCCAGCGTCTCATCCAGTGCCTTTTGCAAGCCTTCTTGCAAGGTTGCACCTGCCTGCGTGGCATCCAGAAACAGAATGTCTGCCTTGCCATCGTTTTCTTTGCGCAGTTTGGCAACCGCGCTTTCACCTTCACCCAGCGCCTGTAATTTTTTCACCAGCGCAGGGGTTGCCTTGCCATTCGCGTCTAGGCCAACCGTCGCTGGCATTAGTTTTTGTGCCACTTGCTTATCCGCCGCTTTATCAGCAACGTCAGTGATATGCGCTGCCAAACGACGTGGAGAGGCGAAAGTGGTGACACGCGCTGCCGCGCCCAGTAAACCGGAGGCTTTCAAGCTCTCGGCCAATACACCACTAAACGACTCACCGAGCTTTTTCAGTGCTTTAGGTGGCAACTCTTCTACAAATAACTCAACTAACAGGTTGCGGGTACTCATGCTGCGGCTTTCTTGTGTTGTTCGGCTGTTTCACTGTCCAGTTTCTTTAAAACTTCTTCTGCCCACGCTTTGGGAGCCATCGGGAACCCAAGACGGGCGCGACTATCGAGATAGCTGGCCGCTACACTGCGCGCTAGGTTACGGATTCGACCAATATAGGCGGCGCGTTCGGTCACCGAAATCGCCCCGCGTGCATCTAGTAGGTTAAAAGTATGCGCAGCTTTTAGTACTTGCTCATAAGCGGGCAAAGCGAGTTTTTCTGCCATTAAATGCTTGGCTTGTTTTTCGTGCGCATCAAAGGCCGTCAGCAAGAAATCCACATCACTGTGCTCAAAGTTATAGGCAGATTGCTCTTTTTCGTTCTGCAAGAATACGTCACCATATTTCACTCCTGGCGAATACTCCAAGTCATAGACATTTTCGACCCCTTGCAGATACATCGCCAGCCGTTCTAGGCCATAGGTGATCTCACCGGTAATCGGTTTACAGTTAATGCCGCCGACTTGCTGAAAATAGGTAAATTGCGTCACTTCCATGCCGTTTAACCAGACTTCCCAGCCCAGCCCCCAAGCACCGAGGGTCGGGTTCTCCCAGTCATCCTCCACAAACCGAATATCGTTTTCTTGCAAATTAAATCCCAAGGCTTCGAGTGAGCCGAGATACAGTTCAAGAATATTGGCTGGCGCGGGTTTCAATACGACCTGATATTGGTAGTAATGCTGCAATCGGTTAGGGTTCTCGCCATAGCGACCATCTTTAGGACGGCGACTAGGCTGGACATAGGCCGCTTTCCAAGGCTCAGGCCCCAGCGCGCGCAAAAAGGTGGCGGTGTGACTGGTGCCGGCACCCACCTCCATGTCGTAAGGTTGCAACAAGGTGCAGCCCTGCTTGTCCCAGTATTCTTGGAGCTTTAAGATGATTTGTTGAAAGGTCAGCAACATCGCGCCAGATCCGATTGAATGTAAAACGGATATTTTACCTGATTCAGACGGGGTTAAGAAATCGCTTTGCATCGTCGTTAAAGGGTCAAATGCGTCGCTTGTGTGCTCGACGATTGTGGGATCACTAAAAGTTTGGTAGATTGATTGGATGAAATCTTATCGTTCATGGGTATTGTTGCTCACGCTGTGGTTTGCCTTGCTGCAAACCATTGCGCCGCTGTTGCACGCCCATGCGGCAGGCGATACTGCTGCCGACGATGGTCCGCACATGCACATGATGGATATTCCCGCGCTGCATGCCGAGGCGGTACAGACCAAACACCCTTTTCATTGGCATGTGCATTCTGATAAATCGCACGGTCAAATCATCGGCATGGGCCAAGCCATTACTGAGAGCAACACACTACTCAGCCTGATGGATGCTGATGCGGGTGCTTGGCTCGCGGCACTTCTGCCCTGCTTGTTACTTTTGTGTACCGTTTTGCTGGACAATAAGCGTGCTTATCAGCGACAGCAAAACGATCGCCCATGCCTGCACTCCCCACTCACCCGTCATAGCCCTCGCGGCCCGCCACTCGCCTGAACCTTAAGCTAACGCAGCGTTTGGTGATTGCCAATCGCCTGCCTGTTTTGTTCAGGAGAGCATATGTTTCATTTTTCTCAGGGAGCGCCTCGCTTCCTCTTAGCCGCATGCTACCTATGGGGATTTCTTAGTCACGCGTCCATCGCTGTGGCGGATAGCCGCAGTCATTCTTCCGCAGACCATGAAGATACGGTCAGTGCGAATCCGCGCTTGAGCTTGCATGAAGTCTTACAGCAGGTGGTCGCGCTGCATCCGCAGCAAGCCTTACTCGCGGCGCATCAACACATGGTACAAGCCCGTAAAACCATGGCAAACAGCTGGCTGCCACAAGCGCCGTCAGTCGGATTCTCCCATCAAAATGATGCATTACTCAGCAATCGTGATGAGCGCGAATGGCAAGCACAAATGCAAATCCCAATTTGGCTACCCGGCCAGCGGCAGGCACGCAGCCAAGTGGCCAGTCTGGCGGACGACAGCTTGTTACAAGACCGTGCTGGTTTGCAACAACTCGCAGCAGACTTGTTACGCAATGCGGTTTGGGAGATCGCCCTGCGCCGCAATGACGTCAGTTTGGCCGATCAACGTCTGCGCACCCTGCGTGAGATCGCCGAAGATGTGCAAAAACGATTTCGTGCCGGCGAAGTGGCCAGACTGGATGTGATGCAAGCCGGACAAGAAACCTTGCTCGCCGAGCGCCAACAAGTCACGGCACGAGCCGAACTCATGCATGCGCAATTTCGCTACCAGCAACTCACTGGCCTAAATGAAATGCCAGCCAGACTGGAGGAGCCCTTGTCCTCGCGAGAGGATTATGTAGATTCGCCTTATTGGCAAGCGGCGCAGGCCAGACTCAAACTGGCAGAGGGCCAGCGAGACTTGACGGCGATTGAGCAACGACAAAACGCGCAACTCACGGTCAGCACACGCACCATTCAAGGCGGTTTTGATTACGCCTATAACTCCAGCATGGGCGTCGCCATTAATATCCCGCTGCAAAGTGAGGTGCAACGGGCGCCGCTGATGGCCAACGCCGAGCAAAACATCGGCGATGCGCGCACGCAATTAGAGACATTGCGCCGACAACTCGACAATAACCTGCACGAAGCCGAGCACAATCTACATGTCAGCCGCCAAGAATTGGCCCTGATTGCGCAACAACAAGCCCTCGCCAGCGAAAACGCCAGCCTGGCTCGCAAGGCCTATCGTGTTGGCGAGCTCGATCTCAACCAATTATTGCGGCTGCAACTACTGGCGTTTGAAGCCGAGCGCAGCTTAAGCAGCCAACAACTTCAAGTGC
This Methylophilus medardicus DNA region includes the following protein-coding sequences:
- the glyQ gene encoding glycine--tRNA ligase subunit alpha; this translates as MLTFQQIILKLQEYWDKQGCTLLQPYDMEVGAGTSHTATFLRALGPEPWKAAYVQPSRRPKDGRYGENPNRLQHYYQYQVVLKPAPANILELYLGSLEALGFNLQENDIRFVEDDWENPTLGAWGLGWEVWLNGMEVTQFTYFQQVGGINCKPITGEITYGLERLAMYLQGVENVYDLEYSPGVKYGDVFLQNEKEQSAYNFEHSDVDFLLTAFDAHEKQAKHLMAEKLALPAYEQVLKAAHTFNLLDARGAISVTERAAYIGRIRNLARSVAASYLDSRARLGFPMAPKAWAEEVLKKLDSETAEQHKKAAA
- a CDS encoding TolC family protein, coding for MFHFSQGAPRFLLAACYLWGFLSHASIAVADSRSHSSADHEDTVSANPRLSLHEVLQQVVALHPQQALLAAHQHMVQARKTMANSWLPQAPSVGFSHQNDALLSNRDEREWQAQMQIPIWLPGQRQARSQVASLADDSLLQDRAGLQQLAADLLRNAVWEIALRRNDVSLADQRLRTLREIAEDVQKRFRAGEVARLDVMQAGQETLLAERQQVTARAELMHAQFRYQQLTGLNEMPARLEEPLSSREDYVDSPYWQAAQARLKLAEGQRDLTAIEQRQNAQLTVSTRTIQGGFDYAYNSSMGVAINIPLQSEVQRAPLMANAEQNIGDARTQLETLRRQLDNNLHEAEHNLHVSRQELALIAQQQALASENASLARKAYRVGELDLNQLLRLQLLAFEAERSLSSQQLQVQWNIAKYNQAVGVLP